The Thermoanaerobacterium thermosaccharolyticum DSM 571 region TTGAAGCTCTATGGACAAATGATATTAAAGGAAGGTTTATTTACTCAAATCCACCTGCTGGTATCGCAAATGCAAATGTAAGGGATTGGTTTAAGGAGTGTATCACAGGCAAAGAATATATATCTGAAATTTATATATCTGCAATAACAAAGGTTCCATGTTTAACTGTATCTATTCCATTAATCGATAAAAATGGATCATGTATAGGTGTCATTGGTGCTGATTTAAATATAAATATGTAAAAAAACTTTCTCTTCAATGATAGAATTTCATATCCTTACAGCCAAATTAATACAACTGTCTATTTTTCATCCCTAAAATTGAAAGTTATCAAATTTATCAATTTACTTACACTATTTTTTATAATTGTTGCATTATTTCCTTTAGCGATTAAAAACAATTTTATTGTAAAATATTCACCCCTATATTGGTACATAAACAAGGTATCGTTAATATCCTGCATGTATATGCTAATATAAAAGTGAGCCAAAAAGTGGCTCTGTGCTAACGAAAAAGTGATCCACTTTTCATAAAAAACCTGTAAAATTTATTATACAAGATAAATTTTACAGGAGGTTGGAAGGTGTGATTATCGACGTGAATTTATACCAAAAGATTAGAGAAATGTATACAGTACATCAAATGTCTCAAAGGGCTATAGCAAGGGAATTAAAAATTTCAAGGAATACTGTAAGAAAATACTGCAAAGGTGACAATGTTCCTTGGGAGAGAAAAGAATATTCCCGTGAGCCTGATGTCTTAACTCCTGATGTTATGGACTTTATCAGACAGTGCATTAAAGAAGATGAAGCAGAAGGAATAAAAAAACAACGACATACAGCCAGAAGAATATATCATCGTCTAGTAGAAGAAAAAGGGTTTAAAGGTGGAGAATCCACAGTAAGATTGGCTGTACAACAACTTAAAGATGAGATGCCAAAAGCATTCATCCTACTTCAATTCGACCCTGGAGAAGCAGCACAAGTAGATTGGGGTGAAGCTACTGTGTACCTTGACAACAAAAAAGTTTCTATAAATCTTTTCTGTATGCGACTCTGCTATAGTTGTGATATTTTTGTAATGGCATTTTATCGCCAAAATGAAGAATCATTTTTAGAAGGTAATATAAAAGCATTTGAACATTTTGGTGGTGTACCCCACAAACTAATTTTTGATAATGCAAGAGTTGCAGTAAAGGAAGGTTTCGGGACTCATGCCAGGCCTCAAGCCCGTTATCAAGCATTGAGTGCACATTACGCATTTAAAATGGAATTCTGTAATCCAAGTAAAGGAAATGAGAAAGGACTGGTTGAAAATCTGGTAGGCTGGGTAAGACGCAATATTTTAGTTCCTGTCCCAAGAGTAAATGATATTGATGAGTTAAACCAAATTCTTATGACAAACTGCTTGAAATACCGTTCCCATCAGATACGCGGCCATGAACAGACAGTCGGCCAAATGTATGAAATAGACAAATCATTATTATACTCACTTCCTAAATATGTATTTGATTCGAGCAAAAGCATATCAGTCAGTGTAGACGAGTATTCAACAGTGCGCTTTGATAGAAACAATTATTCAGTACCAGTAAAATATGTAGGCAAAAATGTCAGTATCAAAGCATATGGGAATATATTAACCATCTTTTATCGTGGACAGGAAATTGCTAAACATAACAGAAGCTATGGTTCCAACAAAACAACTTACAAACTAGAACATTACATAGATCTATTAGAACGAAAACCCAGAGCTGTATTCAATGCGAAGCCCGTAAAGGACCATGTAAAACAAGAATTATTAGAGTGGGGACAAACACTTCCGGGTGGAGCAAAAGACATGGTAAAAGTTCTGAGACTTTGTGTAGACTACGGTTCAGACAAGCTTCTAGAGATAAAAAAGCAAATTCCAGCAGGTGTTACACCTACTGTTGATTTAATCCGCAGTTATCTAATAAAGCACAGCATACCAGAAAAAAGTACACAAAAAATTATAGACACAGTAAATGTAGAAGAAGTTGATTTAAGTATATACGATAGACAATACGGGGTGGCACAATGAGTGAAATAAATGTAGCTAAAGAAACAATAAAACTTTATGCCAAACAGCTGAAACTGCCTACTTTTGCACAATACACAAGTATTATTAAACGCATGGATAGCAATATGGGATATGAGGAATTTCTCATAGAATTAATGAAAAAAGAAGTAGCTTCCAGGCAAGAAAATCAGCAAAAGCGTCGCATACACAAAGCGGGATTTCCTTACCTGAAAACCCTTGACGAATTTGATTATACCAGACTCAAATACGTCGAACAAGCCTTTATATGGGAACTTGCCACATGTGAATTTATATCCAAGCGTCAAAATGTCATTATGATAGGAAACACTGGCACAGGCAAAACTCATATTTCAATAGGCTTAGGGCTAAAGGCTTGTAAAGAGGGGCATAACGTAAAATTCTATACCGTTGCAAATCTTGTAACAGAACTTACAGAAGCACAAGAGTACAAAAAGCTTCTAAAACTTGAAAAACAGCTAGAAAAAGTGGACCTGTTAATTCTAGATGAACTATCATATCTATGTTTTAATAGGAACCAAGCTGATTTATTATTCAGGATAATTTCGGATCGTAGTGAAAAAGGAAGTGTAATAGTATCTACGAACCTTGAATTTTCAAGATGGACAGAAATGTTTGAGAATACTACTATGGTTGCAGCATTAGTAGATCGTCTAACCTTCCGTTCACATGTATTAAATATGAATGGAGAATCTTTCAGGCGTGATAATTCGCAAATAGAGTAGATTATTATCCGCTCAGATGGTCACTTTGCAAATACCGATTTTAGTAATTATTTTTAAAAGAACACGTATCAACCATGGGAAAAGTCCTTTAGTAATGGCTCAAAAATTCATTAGCACATGGATCACTTTTTCAATAGCAAAAGTGGTTCAAAAATTCATTAGCATGTGGCTCAAATTTCTATTGACATTCACAATCCTGCATATCATCATCCATATTAGTTTTCGTTAGAGAATTTTATATTTGGTCTAAAAATAAAAAAAAATAGATACTCATAACTTTATTTTTCACTCTCGATGATCAAATAAAAAATGAGCATAACATCTTGATTTTTTGCAAATTATTATGCTCATTACTTATTTTTTAATTTATCAATTTTTTTATTTCTTCAACAGATAACTTTGTTATCTTAGAAATTTTTTCAATGCTTATACCTTCACTCAACATTTCTTTTGCTATTGCAATTTTTTCTTGTTGTGCCCCTTTTTCAATACCCTTTTCAATTATCATCTTGTATGTTTCAGATTCTTCAATTCTAAACATTCTTACCACCTCCATAAAAGCTTTTTCAATAACTTCTCTTTTATATACAATACCCGATAATATCTCTGCCTTAAATGCTATGTCCTTCTTTTTGTTTATATCTAGAGGAATACCTTTTATCGCTTCAACACATCTTTCTAGATATTTTTCCCCCTCTTCTTTCCTTCTATTTTTGTCCATCAGTGGAAGAAGTGAATATAAATCATAATAATCTGTTTTTATAACTTCAGTAAATTTTATTTCACCAACGTTTATGATCCTATATCTATAGTCTAATGTGTTTTGTTCTCCAAAGTCGTAACTTAAGCTATTTACCATGTTTACATTGTCTTTGCCTATATATACGACTATCTGATATGGTATAAGATTGTGCTTTTCCATTATCTCAAGGGAATATCTAAGCATCCTGTAGGGCATTTTTCCGTCATTTTCTGATTGAAATTCAATGTGCACAGCAACATTTCCCTTGTCTATAGTGCACTTGAATATCATATCGCTGTCTCTCCGTTCAACTCTTGCAAATTCTATATTAAGTTCATCAATTTTTGTGTATTGTAATCCGAGAAAATAACTCATTATGTCATCGGCCATATCTGAAAAAATATTTTTCATCGTTATATCGTATTTCTGCGCCATTTTTATTCCTTACATTTCCCTTCATCTTATAAGTATTATACCACACAGTCTCACAAAAAGATATGGTTAATGTTATAAATAGTAAGTTATACTTATACAAGTTAATTAAATTAAATACCTTTTTAAAACTTAACTAACTTTTGAAAATTAAGCATCTCTGCAAAGAATGAGCAGAGGTACATCATAAATTCGGATTTTTATCTGTTCATCTATATCATTTAATTTTATTTTGCCATCCAACAATGATTTGCCTATCTTTTTGACAGCATTGACTATTTCATTTCTTCTGCCATAGTTTAAACAACTAGAAATTTTAAACCTTTTGCTTATTTCATTTCCTGCGATTCATCAGAATGATGGATGGACAGATTCACTTTTTTCTCCCAAATTTCATCCGCTACTTTACCCCAATTATCTGCTACTACTCTTAATTCATTATAAAGATTCTTAATGTGGGAGGCCTCACTAGCTTCTGTATGTTTAGCACCTGACTCCTCAACGATCTCTAAAAGCTTTTCTGGATTATCAATTAGAGGACATGGCCTTAACATGGTTTGATTAAAAGGTTGTCTCTTTCTATATGCCTTTATAATAGGAGACTGCAATGCTTCTTTTAAGCTTATTTCATTTATATTTACATTGTCCTTACAATAATAGTTAAAAAAATGATAG contains the following coding sequences:
- a CDS encoding Rpn family recombination-promoting nuclease/putative transposase encodes the protein MAQKYDITMKNIFSDMADDIMSYFLGLQYTKIDELNIEFARVERRDSDMIFKCTIDKGNVAVHIEFQSENDGKMPYRMLRYSLEIMEKHNLIPYQIVVYIGKDNVNMVNSLSYDFGEQNTLDYRYRIINVGEIKFTEVIKTDYYDLYSLLPLMDKNRRKEEGEKYLERCVEAIKGIPLDINKKKDIAFKAEILSGIVYKREVIEKAFMEVVRMFRIEESETYKMIIEKGIEKGAQQEKIAIAKEMLSEGISIEKISKITKLSVEEIKKLIN
- the istB gene encoding IS21-like element helper ATPase IstB, with translation MSEINVAKETIKLYAKQLKLPTFAQYTSIIKRMDSNMGYEEFLIELMKKEVASRQENQQKRRIHKAGFPYLKTLDEFDYTRLKYVEQAFIWELATCEFISKRQNVIMIGNTGTGKTHISIGLGLKACKEGHNVKFYTVANLVTELTEAQEYKKLLKLEKQLEKVDLLILDELSYLCFNRNQADLLFRIISDRSEKGSVIVSTNLEFSRWTEMFENTTMVAALVDRLTFRSHVLNMNGESFRRDNSQIE
- the istA gene encoding IS21 family transposase; translation: MIIDVNLYQKIREMYTVHQMSQRAIARELKISRNTVRKYCKGDNVPWERKEYSREPDVLTPDVMDFIRQCIKEDEAEGIKKQRHTARRIYHRLVEEKGFKGGESTVRLAVQQLKDEMPKAFILLQFDPGEAAQVDWGEATVYLDNKKVSINLFCMRLCYSCDIFVMAFYRQNEESFLEGNIKAFEHFGGVPHKLIFDNARVAVKEGFGTHARPQARYQALSAHYAFKMEFCNPSKGNEKGLVENLVGWVRRNILVPVPRVNDIDELNQILMTNCLKYRSHQIRGHEQTVGQMYEIDKSLLYSLPKYVFDSSKSISVSVDEYSTVRFDRNNYSVPVKYVGKNVSIKAYGNILTIFYRGQEIAKHNRSYGSNKTTYKLEHYIDLLERKPRAVFNAKPVKDHVKQELLEWGQTLPGGAKDMVKVLRLCVDYGSDKLLEIKKQIPAGVTPTVDLIRSYLIKHSIPEKSTQKIIDTVNVEEVDLSIYDRQYGVAQ